In the genome of Thermosphaera aggregans DSM 11486, one region contains:
- a CDS encoding RNA-guided pseudouridylation complex pseudouridine synthase subunit Cbf5, with protein sequence MTGVLPVGLDNSTKVIGNVVHSVKEYVMVIQFHGDVEIGKLVEALKYFTGEIYQRPPLRSSVKRVLRTRRIHEIELLDFKDRFALVRASCDPGTYMRKLAHDIGLYTGVGAHMRELRRTRTGPYREDETLVKLQDVSEALYLWRVEKDERMLRRVILPVETAVTHLPKIVINDLAVDAIAHGASLAAPGVVRLTDNVSAGATVAVFTLKGELVALAKALKNAREIAGMGRGIIARTKRVLMPTGVYPRFWKTGERAG encoded by the coding sequence GTGACCGGCGTCCTACCGGTGGGTCTTGACAACAGCACTAAAGTCATAGGCAACGTAGTCCACTCGGTCAAGGAGTACGTGATGGTGATACAGTTCCACGGGGATGTGGAGATCGGTAAGCTTGTTGAAGCATTAAAGTATTTCACAGGCGAGATATATCAGAGACCTCCTCTCAGGTCGAGCGTGAAGAGGGTTCTGAGAACCAGGAGGATTCACGAGATAGAGCTCTTAGACTTCAAGGACAGGTTCGCGCTGGTCAGGGCTTCATGCGATCCTGGGACATACATGAGAAAGCTAGCACACGATATTGGGTTATACACTGGCGTGGGGGCTCACATGAGGGAGTTGAGGAGGACGAGGACGGGCCCGTACAGGGAGGACGAGACGCTTGTAAAGCTCCAGGATGTTAGCGAAGCCCTGTACCTGTGGAGGGTTGAAAAAGATGAAAGAATGCTTAGAAGAGTAATCCTACCTGTTGAGACGGCTGTCACACACCTGCCCAAGATAGTGATAAATGATTTAGCGGTTGACGCTATCGCCCACGGGGCGAGCCTTGCCGCTCCCGGCGTGGTGAGGCTGACCGATAATGTTTCAGCAGGGGCTACGGTAGCAGTCTTCACGTTGAAGGGGGAGCTGGTCGCCCTTGCCAAGGCTTTGAAGAATGCTCGCGAAATAGCGGGAATGGGGAGGGGCATTATTGCGAGGACGAAGAGGGTTTTAATGCCGACCGGCGTGTACCCCAGGTTCTGGAAGACCGGGGAAAGGGCTGGCTAA
- a CDS encoding 30S ribosomal protein S5 — protein MAVSAVDKVALEKWVPRTRVGRMVVEGKITSLKEIFDRNLPLLEPEIVDYLLPDLKYERIDAGIVQKMTDAGRRTKFRVVVVIGNGNGFVGVGSGKAKQYTDALAKAIRNAKLNITPVRRGCGSWECRCGEPHSVPFTVTGKSGSVEIIIKPAPKGTGLVAGDIGKVVLRMAGIRDAWTESFGETRTSLNFAKATLNALKNTYRFVTPVDWLKS, from the coding sequence ATGGCTGTGAGCGCGGTGGATAAGGTTGCTTTGGAGAAATGGGTTCCGAGAACCAGAGTTGGCAGGATGGTTGTCGAAGGCAAAATCACTAGCTTAAAAGAAATATTCGACAGGAATCTCCCTCTATTAGAGCCGGAGATAGTTGACTACCTACTACCCGATCTCAAGTACGAGAGGATAGACGCAGGTATTGTTCAGAAAATGACTGATGCGGGCAGGAGGACCAAGTTCAGGGTTGTCGTGGTGATAGGCAATGGCAACGGGTTCGTGGGCGTGGGCTCTGGCAAGGCTAAACAGTACACTGACGCGCTGGCAAAGGCCATTAGGAACGCGAAGCTCAACATAACACCGGTTAGAAGGGGTTGCGGTAGCTGGGAGTGCAGGTGTGGCGAACCCCACAGCGTCCCGTTCACTGTTACCGGTAAGAGCGGGAGCGTTGAAATCATTATTAAGCCAGCGCCTAAGGGGACAGGCCTTGTAGCCGGAGATATCGGTAAAGTCGTTTTAAGAATGGCCGGGATCAGGGATGCGTGGACCGAATCGTTCGGTGAGACGAGGACCTCCCTGAATTTTGCCAAGGCAACGTTGAATGCTTTAAAGAACACGTACAGGTTCGTGACACCTGTTGACTGGTTAAAGAGCTGA
- a CDS encoding 50S ribosomal protein L34e — translation MPRPMLRNRSWRRISVRTPSGRVVVHYEKRRPGVAKCSVCGRPLNGVPSLRPSEMSKLAKTEKRPERMYGGVVCPSCLARGLREAARAQV, via the coding sequence ATGCCACGCCCAATGCTCAGAAACAGGAGCTGGAGGAGGATAAGCGTCAGAACCCCTTCAGGAAGAGTAGTGGTTCACTATGAGAAGAGGAGGCCCGGGGTCGCCAAGTGTTCTGTTTGCGGCAGACCCTTGAACGGCGTCCCATCTCTTAGGCCTTCTGAAATGTCGAAACTAGCCAAGACTGAGAAGAGACCTGAGAGAATGTACGGCGGAGTCGTCTGCCCCAGCTGCCTCGCAAGAGGGCTGAGGGAGGCGGCTAGGGCGCAGGTTTAG
- a CDS encoding 30S ribosomal protein S14, with amino-acid sequence MGKFKPPKIHKYGRGVQECQRCGSRDAVIQAYGLYLCRQCFREVAGTIGFKKYS; translated from the coding sequence ATGGGCAAGTTCAAGCCTCCTAAAATACACAAGTACGGGCGTGGAGTACAGGAGTGCCAGAGATGCGGCTCAAGAGACGCTGTCATACAAGCATACGGGCTCTACCTGTGCAGGCAGTGTTTCCGCGAAGTAGCGGGGACGATTGGGTTTAAGAAGTATAGTTAA
- the secY gene encoding preprotein translocase subunit SecY, with protein MGALDVMAKIADYMPTAAKPATKPSLYERIFWTAIALVVYLIMANTPLYGIVQAGPEQILLVQIIFASNRGTLMELGIGPIVTAGLIMQILVGAKLIDIDLSDPENRKKFTAAQKTLGVFLAGFEAAMYVLSCRYWYPTGGNPFLQCSASWTTRLIVWAQLFLASYMVIMLDEMIQKGWGLGSGVSLFILSGVATTIFWNLFSPFTLPTQAGGSEPVGFIPYVISKLQAGGGLGDILVRPGGRDLTGLMATIVIIFILLYLDAMKIEIPVSTPKMYTVKSRIPLKLLYVTNIPILFVGILYANILVFATIFRTYLGGLLPTWVVDLLAKYDEEGRLIGGLAYYLASPNGLYSVYADPVHIIVYSILVVILAVVFGLMWVEVSGLSPAAQAEELVNSGFEIPGMRRNPKILESMLAKYIYPLTVLSSIIVALIAVTADVFGAYGTGTGLLLAIGIVQQYYMLIAYERTLEAYPLLKRLVGE; from the coding sequence ATGGGAGCGCTCGACGTAATGGCTAAGATCGCTGATTACATGCCCACTGCTGCCAAGCCTGCTACGAAGCCTTCCCTATACGAGAGGATTTTCTGGACTGCAATAGCCCTGGTAGTCTACTTGATCATGGCTAACACGCCCTTGTACGGTATTGTCCAGGCCGGTCCCGAGCAGATCCTGCTGGTTCAAATAATCTTCGCGTCAAACAGGGGTACTTTAATGGAGCTTGGCATAGGGCCCATAGTTACGGCTGGCTTGATAATGCAGATCCTTGTGGGGGCTAAGCTCATAGATATAGATCTATCTGACCCGGAGAACAGGAAGAAGTTTACTGCCGCGCAGAAAACCTTGGGCGTCTTCCTAGCGGGCTTCGAGGCCGCAATGTACGTCTTATCCTGCAGGTACTGGTACCCCACGGGCGGGAACCCGTTCCTCCAGTGCAGCGCATCATGGACCACACGTTTAATAGTGTGGGCTCAGCTATTTCTCGCCTCATACATGGTTATCATGCTTGACGAGATGATTCAGAAAGGCTGGGGCTTGGGCTCAGGGGTTTCACTCTTCATCCTGTCAGGTGTGGCGACAACGATTTTCTGGAATCTTTTCAGCCCGTTCACGCTTCCAACTCAAGCAGGAGGGTCGGAGCCCGTTGGGTTCATACCATATGTTATATCGAAACTGCAGGCTGGCGGAGGGTTGGGGGACATACTGGTTCGCCCTGGGGGAAGGGATTTAACAGGGCTTATGGCAACAATTGTGATAATCTTCATCCTGCTCTATCTCGACGCGATGAAGATTGAGATACCTGTTTCAACACCCAAAATGTACACTGTGAAGTCGAGGATCCCGTTAAAGCTCCTCTACGTCACAAACATCCCGATATTGTTCGTGGGCATTCTCTACGCTAACATCCTAGTATTTGCAACAATATTTAGAACGTATCTAGGAGGGCTCCTGCCCACATGGGTTGTTGATTTGCTCGCGAAGTATGATGAGGAGGGAAGATTAATCGGTGGTTTAGCCTACTATCTCGCATCGCCTAACGGGCTGTACAGCGTGTACGCGGATCCTGTTCACATAATAGTCTACTCAATCCTAGTAGTAATCCTTGCGGTAGTGTTCGGGTTGATGTGGGTTGAGGTTTCAGGGCTGAGCCCTGCTGCACAGGCTGAGGAGCTTGTTAACAGTGGTTTCGAAATACCCGGGATGAGGAGGAATCCGAAAATCCTGGAGAGCATGCTGGCGAAGTATATCTATCCGTTGACAGTGCTGTCAAGCATTATAGTAGCGTTGATAGCGGTTACGGCGGACGTCTTCGGGGCTTATGGAACCGGCACCGGGTTGCTACTTGCCATAGGCATTGTCCAGCAGTACTACATGTTGATAGCTTATGAGAGAACGCTCGAGGCCTACCCGCTTCTCAAGCGCTTGGTCGGAGAGTAG
- a CDS encoding 50S ribosomal protein L6 — MVRRLHVAETVEIPENVTVAIDGLKVTVKGPKGELTRDFSYARDVMLRLEDGKVVVETFLADRRRKALTGTIAAHIRNMITGVTKGYRYKLKIISSHFPMTVVVDEKNRIVRIKNFIGEKADRIAKIYGNAKVKVSGSDVIVEGLDIEGVGLTAASIERATKIPDRDRRVFSDGIFIYEKGEAE; from the coding sequence ATGGTTAGAAGGCTCCATGTTGCTGAAACCGTTGAAATCCCCGAGAACGTCACGGTCGCCATTGATGGTTTGAAAGTGACCGTTAAGGGCCCGAAGGGAGAGCTGACCCGGGATTTCTCCTACGCGAGGGATGTAATGTTAAGGCTTGAGGACGGAAAAGTTGTTGTTGAAACATTCCTAGCGGACAGGCGGAGGAAGGCGTTGACGGGTACGATAGCAGCCCATATAAGAAACATGATAACAGGAGTGACCAAGGGTTATCGATACAAGCTTAAGATAATCTCGTCACACTTCCCGATGACAGTCGTGGTTGATGAGAAGAACAGGATTGTGAGGATAAAGAACTTCATAGGTGAGAAGGCCGATAGGATTGCGAAAATTTACGGAAACGCCAAGGTCAAGGTCAGCGGGAGCGATGTGATAGTTGAAGGGTTAGACATAGAAGGGGTTGGGTTGACAGCCGCGAGCATTGAGAGGGCTACGAAAATACCTGACAGGGATAGGCGTGTTTTCTCCGATGGAATATTCATTTACGAGAAGGGTGAGGCTGAATGA
- a CDS encoding class I SAM-dependent methyltransferase codes for MHYFKPGRPGEKVLIPFTIHGHTFEFLSYTSLFSGKQVDEGTRLLLENVKTPVEGEVLDVGCGYGVIGIVLAKLNPRLRVYMTDVNPLAVKTAQHNAELNGVGDRVVILQGDRYEPVKDKVFNAIYSNPPLSAGMRIVEEIVLGARDHLAPGGFAQFVLARGGEYLKRRAMEAYRVVEARSKKGYILLHLEP; via the coding sequence ATGCACTACTTTAAGCCCGGTAGGCCGGGCGAGAAGGTCTTAATCCCCTTCACGATACACGGGCATACTTTCGAGTTTTTATCGTACACAAGCCTCTTCTCGGGGAAACAGGTGGATGAGGGCACGAGGCTATTGCTTGAAAACGTTAAAACCCCTGTTGAGGGAGAGGTGTTAGACGTGGGATGCGGGTATGGCGTGATAGGTATTGTGCTCGCTAAGCTCAACCCGAGGCTAAGGGTTTACATGACAGATGTCAATCCGTTAGCAGTTAAAACAGCACAGCATAACGCGGAGCTGAACGGGGTTGGCGACAGGGTTGTAATCCTGCAGGGAGATAGGTATGAGCCGGTGAAAGACAAGGTCTTCAACGCGATATACTCCAACCCTCCCTTGTCAGCGGGAATGAGGATTGTCGAGGAAATAGTGCTCGGCGCTAGGGATCATTTAGCACCCGGGGGTTTTGCACAGTTCGTGCTGGCGAGAGGGGGCGAGTATTTGAAGAGAAGGGCAATGGAAGCCTACAGGGTTGTTGAGGCTCGAAGTAAAAAAGGTTATATTCTCCTACACCTAGAACCATAA
- a CDS encoding 30S ribosomal protein S8 gives MVVMDTLSNALSAIQNAEVRAKSEVVLWPASKLVLNVLRVLQKEGYVGEFEYIDDGRWGKIKVQLLGRINKIGVVKPRHPVSYRELEEFPEWLKRYLPAYNIGILIVSTPQGVMSHKEAVEKKTGGVLLAYCY, from the coding sequence ATGGTGGTTATGGACACGCTTTCAAACGCTCTTTCAGCAATACAGAACGCTGAGGTAAGGGCGAAGAGCGAGGTAGTACTATGGCCTGCTTCCAAGCTTGTTTTAAACGTTCTAAGGGTTTTGCAGAAAGAGGGGTACGTCGGAGAGTTCGAGTACATAGACGACGGGAGATGGGGGAAGATAAAGGTTCAGCTTCTCGGGAGGATTAACAAGATAGGTGTTGTGAAGCCGAGGCACCCGGTTTCATACAGGGAGCTCGAGGAGTTCCCCGAGTGGCTTAAGAGATACCTGCCAGCCTACAACATCGGCATTCTAATAGTGAGCACGCCCCAAGGGGTTATGTCGCACAAGGAGGCTGTTGAGAAGAAAACGGGTGGTGTACTACTAGCCTACTGTTACTGA
- a CDS encoding 50S ribosomal protein L32e, which produces MSSDFERLLRLRSEMNKERPEFLRHLWWKKPKFKNEPKWRKPKGIDNKMRRQLKGFPPVVKIGYRGPSLVRGLHPTGLKPVVVHNVSELEGLNPATTIIYISGSVGLRKKVEIFNAASSKGFRVANPPRIIQPSTTGGVGQ; this is translated from the coding sequence ATGAGCAGTGACTTCGAAAGATTATTGAGACTCAGGAGTGAGATGAACAAGGAGAGGCCAGAGTTCCTCAGGCATTTATGGTGGAAGAAGCCGAAGTTCAAGAATGAGCCGAAGTGGAGGAAGCCTAAGGGAATAGATAATAAGATGAGGAGGCAGCTTAAAGGATTCCCGCCGGTTGTTAAAATAGGTTATAGGGGTCCAAGCCTCGTCAGGGGCCTTCACCCAACCGGTTTGAAACCCGTCGTGGTTCACAACGTGAGCGAGCTTGAAGGATTGAATCCTGCTACAACAATAATCTACATATCAGGTAGCGTCGGGCTGAGGAAGAAGGTTGAAATATTTAACGCGGCATCATCTAAGGGGTTCAGGGTTGCCAACCCGCCCAGAATCATCCAGCCCTCAACAACCGGAGGTGTTGGTCAATGA
- a CDS encoding 50S ribosomal protein L14e, whose protein sequence is MPAIEIGRICVKVAGREAGRKCVVVDIVDENFVIVTGPKSLTGVRRRKTNIKHIEPTDKVLNIPKGASDEDVSKAIGASGLTDFMTQTVKPKLSPI, encoded by the coding sequence ATGCCGGCTATTGAAATAGGCAGGATATGTGTTAAGGTTGCTGGTAGGGAGGCTGGACGTAAATGCGTAGTTGTAGACATTGTTGATGAAAACTTCGTAATCGTTACAGGCCCTAAGTCGTTGACCGGGGTTAGGAGGAGGAAAACCAACATAAAGCATATTGAGCCAACAGATAAGGTTTTGAACATTCCGAAAGGCGCGAGCGACGAGGATGTTTCGAAAGCCATCGGGGCATCAGGCTTAACAGATTTTATGACGCAGACCGTTAAGCCAAAGCTCTCTCCTATTTAA
- a CDS encoding 50S ribosomal protein L5, with product MSTTAVLTPGVEKKIIEKWNSNPMLKPRISKVTVNIGVGAETDRLPKALKVLEELTGAKPVPRRAKKTIKDFNIRKGENIAAIVTLRGARAREFLRKVFETLGYRLKASYFDDYGNVSVGIKEHIHMPGVRYDPEIGVFGMDVAITIERPGYRIMRRKRCRKKRVPRRHRVNKLEAMVFLKNEFGVEIVGE from the coding sequence ATGTCTACCACAGCAGTGTTAACACCTGGTGTAGAGAAAAAGATCATTGAGAAATGGAACAGCAACCCGATGCTTAAGCCGAGGATAAGCAAGGTTACGGTCAACATTGGAGTAGGAGCGGAGACCGATAGGCTTCCAAAGGCTTTAAAAGTCCTCGAGGAGTTGACGGGCGCCAAGCCTGTTCCGAGAAGGGCGAAGAAGACTATTAAGGACTTCAACATTAGGAAGGGCGAGAATATTGCTGCAATAGTCACGTTGAGAGGCGCCAGGGCCAGGGAGTTCCTCCGCAAGGTTTTCGAAACCCTCGGCTACAGGCTGAAAGCCTCCTACTTCGACGATTACGGAAACGTTAGCGTGGGGATTAAGGAGCACATACACATGCCGGGCGTGAGATACGACCCCGAGATAGGTGTTTTCGGGATGGACGTTGCGATCACTATTGAGAGACCCGGCTACAGGATTATGAGGAGGAAGCGTTGCAGGAAGAAGAGGGTTCCCAGGAGGCACCGTGTCAACAAGCTTGAGGCAATGGTTTTCCTGAAGAACGAGTTCGGGGTTGAAATAGTGGGTGAGTAG
- a CDS encoding 50S ribosomal protein L18: MARGPRYKVPRRRRREGKTNYYKRYVMILSKHPRFVVRKTLNYIWVQIIEAKPEGDVVIAAAHSRELVKKYGWKAGTCNTPSAYLTGLLAACRALKKGVEFASPDIGLHSSRKGAIIYAAIKAANDVGLKVPVSEEVVPSEGRIRGEHISEYAKMLSEKGLLEKRFSKYLARGLNPVDLPSHFDEVKEKIMKDCGVKG; the protein is encoded by the coding sequence ATGGCGAGGGGTCCGAGATACAAGGTTCCGAGAAGGAGGAGAAGGGAGGGTAAGACAAACTATTATAAAAGATACGTTATGATACTTTCCAAACACCCAAGGTTTGTAGTGAGGAAAACGCTCAACTATATATGGGTTCAAATCATTGAGGCGAAGCCCGAGGGCGACGTGGTCATAGCGGCGGCTCACTCCAGGGAGCTTGTCAAAAAATATGGGTGGAAAGCGGGCACTTGTAACACGCCGTCAGCGTATTTGACAGGGTTGTTAGCGGCTTGCAGGGCTTTGAAGAAGGGGGTTGAGTTCGCATCGCCCGATATCGGGCTTCACTCTTCGAGGAAGGGAGCAATCATCTATGCAGCTATAAAGGCAGCTAATGACGTTGGCTTGAAAGTGCCTGTTAGCGAGGAAGTGGTTCCATCCGAGGGTAGGATCAGGGGTGAGCACATCTCAGAGTATGCTAAAATGCTGAGCGAGAAGGGTTTATTAGAGAAGAGGTTTTCAAAATACCTTGCTAGAGGCTTAAACCCTGTCGACCTCCCCTCACACTTCGACGAGGTTAAGGAGAAGATTATGAAGGATTGCGGGGTGAAGGGGTGA
- a CDS encoding 50S ribosomal protein L30, which produces MTVELYAIIRLRGLADAPPDVEHALKLLRLHKKYHLVIYPSDLPGLKGMLETVKDWVTWGEISRETLVELLRRRGRTIGGRKLTDEYVNEKLKHLGVAGGVEGLADALLEGRVRLHEIDNLVKPVFRMHPPRGGFKRSIKKSVGSGGELGYRGKAINDLIMKMI; this is translated from the coding sequence GTGACCGTTGAACTCTACGCTATAATAAGGCTCAGGGGTTTAGCGGACGCGCCGCCAGATGTTGAGCACGCTTTGAAGCTGCTCAGGCTTCACAAGAAGTACCACTTGGTCATCTACCCGTCAGACCTCCCAGGGCTTAAAGGCATGTTGGAAACCGTTAAGGACTGGGTTACGTGGGGCGAGATTTCAAGGGAGACCCTAGTAGAATTGTTGAGGAGACGGGGCAGAACGATCGGTGGCAGGAAGCTCACAGACGAGTACGTTAACGAGAAGCTGAAACACCTCGGTGTCGCTGGAGGAGTAGAGGGGTTAGCGGACGCTTTACTAGAGGGCCGTGTCAGGCTTCACGAGATAGATAACCTGGTCAAACCTGTTTTCAGAATGCACCCGCCGAGAGGAGGGTTTAAGAGGAGCATTAAGAAATCAGTAGGGAGTGGCGGGGAACTCGGCTACAGGGGGAAGGCGATTAACGACTTAATAATGAAAATGATCTAG
- the cmk gene encoding (d)CMP kinase has protein sequence MVRVAVSGPPGSGKTTQAKRIAEYYGLKYFSAGEIFREYARSRGLSLEELSLLAVKDPRIDLEIDRRTMEVAKEDNIVLDGHLSAWIVSDMMDVKILVTAPVSLRILRIAGRDNIPLEKAYRETIIRENAQRKRFMEFYGIDLDDLSIFDVVINTRIIGVDEAFQIIRTVIDKVLKGDRG, from the coding sequence TTGGTTAGAGTAGCGGTAAGCGGACCCCCGGGTAGCGGGAAGACTACTCAGGCGAAGAGGATTGCGGAGTACTACGGGCTGAAGTATTTCTCAGCGGGCGAGATATTCAGGGAGTACGCTAGGTCCAGGGGGTTATCCCTTGAGGAGCTTAGCCTTCTGGCCGTGAAGGACCCAAGGATAGACTTGGAAATAGACAGGAGGACCATGGAGGTCGCCAAGGAGGACAACATTGTCCTGGACGGTCATCTCTCAGCATGGATTGTCTCGGACATGATGGATGTGAAAATACTTGTTACCGCCCCGGTGTCACTAAGGATTCTCAGAATTGCGGGCAGGGATAACATACCCTTGGAGAAGGCTTACAGGGAGACGATTATCAGGGAGAACGCGCAGAGGAAAAGGTTCATGGAGTTCTACGGAATAGATCTCGACGACCTATCGATCTTCGATGTTGTAATAAACACGAGGATTATAGGGGTTGACGAGGCCTTTCAGATCATTAGGACCGTTATAGATAAGGTTTTAAAGGGAGATCGTGGTTAA
- a CDS encoding uL15 family ribosomal protein, with amino-acid sequence MVVRKEKKSRKLRGRTRTMGWGRVGQHRKSGSRGGFGAVGMHKHKYVWVIKNAPRWYGKHGFTSPWSIREDVRAINVGELDEIARKLEQEGRAVVENGLIVINTVEMGYNKVLGRGRVTGKLKVIAEHVSEEAKRKIEEAGGRVEVLE; translated from the coding sequence ATGGTTGTGAGGAAGGAGAAGAAATCCAGAAAGCTCCGGGGCAGGACTAGGACAATGGGATGGGGGAGGGTTGGACAGCACAGGAAGAGTGGTTCGAGAGGCGGCTTCGGAGCTGTTGGAATGCATAAGCACAAATACGTGTGGGTTATAAAGAACGCTCCAAGATGGTATGGGAAACACGGTTTCACCTCGCCCTGGAGTATTAGAGAAGATGTCAGAGCGATAAACGTTGGCGAGCTGGATGAAATAGCCAGGAAGCTTGAGCAGGAGGGTAGGGCGGTTGTTGAGAACGGGCTGATAGTGATCAATACTGTAGAGATGGGTTATAACAAGGTGCTCGGCAGAGGGAGGGTCACCGGGAAGCTCAAGGTCATTGCCGAGCATGTTTCCGAGGAAGCCAAGAGGAAGATTGAGGAGGCAGGCGGCAGGGTAGAGGTTTTAGAGTAA
- a CDS encoding 50S ribosomal protein L19e, translated as MSDLSLQKRLAAEILGVGVSRIRIDPARADEVSGAITREEVKRLLKEGAIWVEPVHGIAGVSSKVRKTQRAKGRRRGQGKRKGVKTARLDEKEAWANRIRKMRRFLRYLRDKNLIDKRTYRRLYRLAKGGAFKNLSSLKLYLKENKILKEVK; from the coding sequence ATGAGCGATCTATCCCTTCAGAAGAGGCTTGCAGCCGAGATTCTCGGAGTAGGGGTTTCGAGAATAAGGATTGACCCGGCAAGAGCGGATGAGGTAAGCGGTGCGATAACTAGGGAGGAGGTTAAGAGACTGTTAAAGGAAGGTGCGATATGGGTTGAGCCCGTACACGGTATTGCAGGCGTCAGCTCCAAGGTTAGGAAAACCCAGAGGGCTAAGGGCAGGAGGAGGGGTCAGGGTAAGAGGAAGGGTGTTAAAACAGCAAGGCTCGACGAGAAGGAGGCGTGGGCTAACAGGATTAGAAAGATGAGAAGGTTCCTCAGATATCTCAGGGACAAAAACCTTATCGATAAAAGGACTTACAGGAGGCTTTACAGGCTTGCAAAGGGCGGTGCTTTCAAGAACTTATCATCCCTCAAGCTGTACTTGAAGGAGAATAAGATTTTGAAGGAGGTTAAGTAG